Proteins encoded within one genomic window of Trichomycterus rosablanca isolate fTriRos1 chromosome 7, fTriRos1.hap1, whole genome shotgun sequence:
- the peds1 gene encoding transmembrane protein 189 has product MANNRSANLPEEKLQQLSEPSTSARWGPQHAGARELASFYSPGKRCQEWISVILCFTLMAINLFYLLAYFHLGHSWYILLAIVAGILTADFASGLVHWGADTWGSVELPVLGKAFIRPFREHHIDPTAITRHDFIETNGDNCMLTIIPLANMAYNFHTLTPVEIYHIFPWYCYVYALAIFVTLTNQIHKWSHTYFGLPRWVTLLQDCHIILPRKHHRVHHVSPHETYFCITTGWLNYPLEKLGFWRNFEDIIQSLTGEKPRSDDLKWAQKTQ; this is encoded by the exons ATGGCCAACAACCGAAGTGCTAACCTGCCTGAGGAGAAGCTTCAGCAGCTCAGCGAGCCCAGCACTTCAGCAAGATGGGGTCCTCAACACGCCGGCGCTCGGGAACTCGCTAGTTTCTATTCACCAG GTAAAAGGTGCCAGGAATGGATCAGTGTTATTCTCTGTTTTACATTGATGgccattaatttattttaccttCTTGCCTACTTTCACCTGGGCCACAGCTGGTACATCCTTCTGGCAATTG TGGCAGGCATTCTAACAGCAGACTTTGCATCTGGGCTGGTTCACTGGGGTGCCGATACCTGGGGATCGGTGGAGCTGCCAGTTTTGGGAAAG GCATTTATCCGGCCGTTTCGAGAACATCACATCGACCCCACGGCAATCACACGGCATGACTTCATAGAGACGAATGGTGATAACTGCATGCTAACAATAATTCCACTGGCTAACATGGCCTACAACTTTCATACTCTAACACCAG TGGAGATCTATCATATCTTCCCCTGGTACTGCTATGTCTATGCTCTGGCTATATTTGTGACGCTGACCAATCAGATCCATAAGTGGTCTCACACCTATTTTGGGCTACCACGCTGGGTCACGTTACTTCAGGACTGTCACATCATCCTTCCTCGAAAACATCACCGAGTTCACCATGTATCGCCTCATGAGACCTACTTTTGCATTACGACAG gttggttaaactACCCACTGGAAAAACTTGGATTCTGGAGAAATTTTGAGGACATAATCCAGAGCCTGACAGGAGAGAAGCCCAGATCAGATGACCTGAAATGGGCCCAGAAAACCCAGTAA